From one Silurus meridionalis isolate SWU-2019-XX chromosome 23, ASM1480568v1, whole genome shotgun sequence genomic stretch:
- the bpnt1 gene encoding 3'(2'),5'-bisphosphate nucleotidase 1 isoform X3: MAGNAVVVMRLLASAYSVAEKAGAIVRKVLHSGELGIVEKTGVNDLQTLADRLAQKSICASLLKSFPKITIIGEEDLPAESAEEDLIETSLYDGILQKQCPDEYSKLKEEELVVWVDPLDGTKEYTEAAYILNSPVVSVNWLEAHRSPTRLLDHVTVLIGIAHKGKAIAGVINQPFYNYQAGAGATLGRTLWGMLGLGAFGFQLQEVPEGKRIITTTRSHSNKLVTDTVQAMEPHEVIRVGGAGNKIIQLVEGTASAYVFASPGCKKWDTCATEAILHAVGGKLTDMHGNAYRYDANVKHMNSAGVLATLKNHQFYASRVPQSVLMALQSD, encoded by the exons ATGGCAGGCAATGCAGTGGTGGTAATGCGGCTGCTGGCTTCAGCTTACTCAGTGGCTGAAAAAGCTGGAGCCATTGTAAGGAAAGTGCTGCACAGTGGGGAATTGGGAATTGTAGAGAAG ACGGGGGTTAATGACCTGCAGACACTAGCGGATCGACTCGCTCAGAAAAGTATATGTGCCTCTCTTTTGAAGAGCTTCCCAAAAATCACCATCATTGGTGAGGAG GATCTGCCAGCTGAGTCAGCGGAAGAGGACCTGATTGAGACCAGCCTGTATGATGGAATATTGCAAAAGCAATGTCCTGATGAGTACAGCAAGTTAAAGGAGGAGGAG CTGGTTGTGTGGGTTGATCCTCTAGATGGCACCAAAGAATACACGGAAG CTGCATACATATTGAACAGCCCTGTTGTCTCTGTGAATTGGCTCGAGGCCCACAGATCTCCAACAA gGCTCCTGGATCACGTGACCGTGCTGATAGGCATCGCTCATAAAGGAAAAGCAATCGCTGGAGTGATTAATCAGCCCTTCTACAACTACCAG GCAGGTGCAGGTGCCACTTTGGGCCGAACTCTCTGGGGAATGTTGGGTTTGGGGGCCTTCGGTTTCCAGCTGCAGGAAGTCCCAGAAGGCAAACGCATCATTACCACCACTCGCTCTCATAGCAATAAACTCGTTACGGACACTGTGCAGGCCATGGAGCCTCATGAAGTCATCAGAGTGGGAGGAGCTGGAAATAAG ATTATTCAGCTGGTGGAGGGAACAGCATCTGCGTATGTGTTTGCTAGTCCGGGCTGTAAGAAGTGGGACACCTGTGCAACTGAAGCCATTCTGCATGCAGTCGGAG GAAAGCTGACTGACATGCATGGGAATGCTTACCGGTACGATGCCAACGTGAAGCACATGAACTCTGCTGGTGTGTTAGCCACACTAAAGAATCATCAGTTTTACGCCAGCAGAGTTCCGCAGTCCGTCCTCATGGCCCTGCAGTCTGACTGA
- the bpnt1 gene encoding 3'(2'),5'-bisphosphate nucleotidase 1 isoform X1 — MRERRFSDNSDYIGQCLPFSINLDFGIIFLREEIQHGVWMAGNAVVVMRLLASAYSVAEKAGAIVRKVLHSGELGIVEKTGVNDLQTLADRLAQKSICASLLKSFPKITIIGEEDLPAESAEEDLIETSLYDGILQKQCPDEYSKLKEEELVVWVDPLDGTKEYTEAAYILNSPVVSVNWLEAHRSPTRLLDHVTVLIGIAHKGKAIAGVINQPFYNYQAGAGATLGRTLWGMLGLGAFGFQLQEVPEGKRIITTTRSHSNKLVTDTVQAMEPHEVIRVGGAGNKIIQLVEGTASAYVFASPGCKKWDTCATEAILHAVGGKLTDMHGNAYRYDANVKHMNSAGVLATLKNHQFYASRVPQSVLMALQSD, encoded by the exons ATGCGGGAGCGCCGCTTTTCAGATAACTCCGATTATATTGGTCAGTGTCTGCCGTTTTCCATAAACTTGGACTTTGGAATTATTTTTCTTCGAGAAGAGATTCAGCACGGAGTTT GGATGGCAGGCAATGCAGTGGTGGTAATGCGGCTGCTGGCTTCAGCTTACTCAGTGGCTGAAAAAGCTGGAGCCATTGTAAGGAAAGTGCTGCACAGTGGGGAATTGGGAATTGTAGAGAAG ACGGGGGTTAATGACCTGCAGACACTAGCGGATCGACTCGCTCAGAAAAGTATATGTGCCTCTCTTTTGAAGAGCTTCCCAAAAATCACCATCATTGGTGAGGAG GATCTGCCAGCTGAGTCAGCGGAAGAGGACCTGATTGAGACCAGCCTGTATGATGGAATATTGCAAAAGCAATGTCCTGATGAGTACAGCAAGTTAAAGGAGGAGGAG CTGGTTGTGTGGGTTGATCCTCTAGATGGCACCAAAGAATACACGGAAG CTGCATACATATTGAACAGCCCTGTTGTCTCTGTGAATTGGCTCGAGGCCCACAGATCTCCAACAA gGCTCCTGGATCACGTGACCGTGCTGATAGGCATCGCTCATAAAGGAAAAGCAATCGCTGGAGTGATTAATCAGCCCTTCTACAACTACCAG GCAGGTGCAGGTGCCACTTTGGGCCGAACTCTCTGGGGAATGTTGGGTTTGGGGGCCTTCGGTTTCCAGCTGCAGGAAGTCCCAGAAGGCAAACGCATCATTACCACCACTCGCTCTCATAGCAATAAACTCGTTACGGACACTGTGCAGGCCATGGAGCCTCATGAAGTCATCAGAGTGGGAGGAGCTGGAAATAAG ATTATTCAGCTGGTGGAGGGAACAGCATCTGCGTATGTGTTTGCTAGTCCGGGCTGTAAGAAGTGGGACACCTGTGCAACTGAAGCCATTCTGCATGCAGTCGGAG GAAAGCTGACTGACATGCATGGGAATGCTTACCGGTACGATGCCAACGTGAAGCACATGAACTCTGCTGGTGTGTTAGCCACACTAAAGAATCATCAGTTTTACGCCAGCAGAGTTCCGCAGTCCGTCCTCATGGCCCTGCAGTCTGACTGA
- the bpnt1 gene encoding 3'(2'),5'-bisphosphate nucleotidase 1 isoform X2 gives MRERRFSDNSDYIGQCLPFSINLDFGIIFLREEIQHGVWMAGNAVVVMRLLASAYSVAEKAGAIVRKVLHSGELGIVEKTGVNDLQTLADRLAQKSICASLLKSFPKITIIGEEDLPAESAEEDLIETSLYDGILQKQCPDEYSKLKEEELVVWVDPLDGTKEYTEGLLDHVTVLIGIAHKGKAIAGVINQPFYNYQAGAGATLGRTLWGMLGLGAFGFQLQEVPEGKRIITTTRSHSNKLVTDTVQAMEPHEVIRVGGAGNKIIQLVEGTASAYVFASPGCKKWDTCATEAILHAVGGKLTDMHGNAYRYDANVKHMNSAGVLATLKNHQFYASRVPQSVLMALQSD, from the exons ATGCGGGAGCGCCGCTTTTCAGATAACTCCGATTATATTGGTCAGTGTCTGCCGTTTTCCATAAACTTGGACTTTGGAATTATTTTTCTTCGAGAAGAGATTCAGCACGGAGTTT GGATGGCAGGCAATGCAGTGGTGGTAATGCGGCTGCTGGCTTCAGCTTACTCAGTGGCTGAAAAAGCTGGAGCCATTGTAAGGAAAGTGCTGCACAGTGGGGAATTGGGAATTGTAGAGAAG ACGGGGGTTAATGACCTGCAGACACTAGCGGATCGACTCGCTCAGAAAAGTATATGTGCCTCTCTTTTGAAGAGCTTCCCAAAAATCACCATCATTGGTGAGGAG GATCTGCCAGCTGAGTCAGCGGAAGAGGACCTGATTGAGACCAGCCTGTATGATGGAATATTGCAAAAGCAATGTCCTGATGAGTACAGCAAGTTAAAGGAGGAGGAG CTGGTTGTGTGGGTTGATCCTCTAGATGGCACCAAAGAATACACGGAAG gGCTCCTGGATCACGTGACCGTGCTGATAGGCATCGCTCATAAAGGAAAAGCAATCGCTGGAGTGATTAATCAGCCCTTCTACAACTACCAG GCAGGTGCAGGTGCCACTTTGGGCCGAACTCTCTGGGGAATGTTGGGTTTGGGGGCCTTCGGTTTCCAGCTGCAGGAAGTCCCAGAAGGCAAACGCATCATTACCACCACTCGCTCTCATAGCAATAAACTCGTTACGGACACTGTGCAGGCCATGGAGCCTCATGAAGTCATCAGAGTGGGAGGAGCTGGAAATAAG ATTATTCAGCTGGTGGAGGGAACAGCATCTGCGTATGTGTTTGCTAGTCCGGGCTGTAAGAAGTGGGACACCTGTGCAACTGAAGCCATTCTGCATGCAGTCGGAG GAAAGCTGACTGACATGCATGGGAATGCTTACCGGTACGATGCCAACGTGAAGCACATGAACTCTGCTGGTGTGTTAGCCACACTAAAGAATCATCAGTTTTACGCCAGCAGAGTTCCGCAGTCCGTCCTCATGGCCCTGCAGTCTGACTGA